The genomic DNA CGCGCGCACAACGCGTGCCCGCGCAGAATGACGCGATCCGCGAGCTGTTTTTCAGCGGCGATCCCGAGTATGCGTGGCGCAAGGCCGACGTGCGCGAAGCGCAGTCGAAGGCGCCAAGCGTCGACTCGTCGATGGTGCTGCGCGCGCGCGCGGAACCGCGCGAAACGTATGTCCACGTCAAGGGCGACTTCACGCAGCACGGCGATCGCGTTTCTCCCGCAACATTGGCTGTGGTGAAAGCGCCTGTTCCAAACGGGTCCGCGCCCACGCGCCTCGATCTCGCACAGTGGCTCGTGCACCCGAATAACCCGCTTACCGCACGAGTCACTGTGAACCGCATGTGGATGCACCTCTTCGGCCGCGGCATCGTCGAAACGGAGAACGATTTCGGCACGCAGGGGACTCCGCCCACCCACCCCGATCTGCTCGACTGGTTGGCGACAGAATTCGTGACGGAAGGCTGGAGCATGAAACACATGATCCGGCTCATGGTGACGTCGGCGGCCTACCGGCAATCGTCCGCGATGCGTCCCGACCTTCATGAAGTCGATCCGCAAAACAAGCTGCTCGCGCGGCAATCGCGCGTGCGGCTCGACGCGGAAATCCTGCGCGATTGCGGGCTCGCGGCGTCGGGCTTGTTGAACCCCGCCATTGGAGGCCCGAGCGTGTTCCCGCCGCAACCCGACGGCATCATGGCGCAGCAGAAGGTGGCGCGGTCGTGGACACCCAGCGAAGGCCTCGATCGCTACCGCCGCGGCATGTATACGTTCTTCTGGCGCGCGTCGCCGCACCCGTCGCTCGTGCTGTTCGACGGCCCGGACGCGAACATGGCGTGCACGCGCCGCAACCGATCGAATACGCCGCTGCAGGCGTTGACGCTGTTGAACGAGGAGTCGTGCGTCGAGCAGGCGGCGGCATTCGCCAAGCGCATCGTGGGCGAGGTCCCCGACGATCACAATGCGCGGATCGCGCGCGCGTTCGAGTTGTGTCTCGCGCGCGAACCGCGCGAGTTCGAATTCGACACAATCAAGGCGCTGCTCGAAAAAGAACGCGCGCTCGCGCCGGACGAACAGTCCGCGTGGAACAGCGTTGCGCGCGTCCTGTTGAACCTGGATGAATTTATCACCAGAGAGTGATTGGTTTTGCGCGAGGCACATTGGAGTGCGGCGCGGCAGTGCCGCCTTCCCACGCGCAGGAGGTAGACCGTGCTAGAAAGTGGTATACACGCACACAACGAACGCGACGCATTGCTACACGTCACGCGACGCCATTTCTTCCAACAGTGCGGTTACGGACTCGGCGCGCTCGCCTTAGGGACGCTGCTCGGGCGCGACGCTTCGGCTGCATCGATCACGGCGGAGAACCCGCTCGCGCCGAAGTTGGGCCACTTCCCCGCGCGCGCGAAGAACGTCATCTTCCTCTTCATGGCAGGAGGCCCCAGCCAACTCGAACTGTACGACTACAAACCGAAATTGCAGGAACTGAACGGTCAACCTGTCCCGAAATCGTTTATGGAAGGAAAGCGGTTCGCCTTCATGGACACTTTCCTGCAGGAACCGCCGAAGTTGCTGGGCACGCAGCGCAAATTCGAGCGACACGGTCAGAGCGGCGCGTGGGTTTCCGAATGCCTGCCGCACATCGCCGGGATCGTCGATGACATATCGTTCGTGCACACGCTCGCGACCGATCAACCGAACCACGCTCCTGCGAAGATTTTCATGAACACGGGCAGCCGCCAGTTTGGCAGTCCGGCGATGGGCGCATGGGTCACGTATGGCATCGGCAGCGAATCGAACAATCTGCCCGGATTTGTCGTGCTGCAATCGGGCCCGCGCGGATTACGTGGCGGCGCGGCGTGCTGGTCAAACGGGTTTCTGCCCTCCGCGCACCAGGGCGTGCCGTTGCGCAACAGCGGAGATCCCATTCTCAATCTGGCTACGCCGCAAGGATATACCGACGAGCGTCAGCGGAATGTGATCGATGCCGTCAACGCGATCAATCGCGATCACCTCGACACAATCGGCGATCCCGAAATCGCGGCGCGCATCGCGTCGTATGAAATGGCCTACCGCATGCAGTCGAGCGCGCCGGAGTTGATGGACCTGTCGAAAGAATCGCCCGAGACGCTAGCAATGTACGGCGTCGAACCGGGAAAACCGTCGTTTGCGTACAACTGTATCCTGGCGCGGCGGCTCGTCGAACGTGGTGTGCGCTTCGTGCAGGCGTATCACACAAGCTGGGACCACCACGGCGGCAACACGGAGAACCTCACAAACTCCCTCGACGACGTGTGCAAAGACGTAGATCAGGCGAGCGCCGCGTTGATCAAAGATTTAAAACAGCGCGGGCTGCTCGATGAAACGCTCGTGATCTGGGGCGGCGAATTCGGCCGCACGCCCATGGGCGAAATCCGCGACACCGTCGGCCGTAACCACCACATCGAATGTTCGAGCATTTGGATGGCCGGCGGCGGGATCAAGGCAGGCTACACGCACGGCAAGACCGACGAACTTGGCTTCTCGCCAATTGAAGGCCGCGTCCACGTCAACGACTTCCACGCGACGATGCTGCACCTGCTCGGCATCGACCATACCCGCCTCACCTACCGCTTCAAAGGCCGCGATTTTCGGCTGACAGACGTCGCCGGAAACGTAGTCCACAAACTCCTCGCTTAATTCGAATAGCCACGAAAGAACACAAAGAGCACAAAAAATACGTACCATCGACTTGAATGGTCCCCGCCTATATGGGTCAGTCAAGGATGTATTTCTTCATTTCGAATTGGTAGCTTCCAAAATTGATGAGCAGGCCGTCCCTAATTCGAGCAGACTTCATGTATCCGAGCACTTGGGCTGTGTGTTCATTGGCAAGAGCGCGGCATGCCTTCAACTCCACGATGAGGCATTCGTTCACCAAGAGGTCTGCAAAATATTCGCCGATGACTGTCCCGTCTTCGTCATAAACGGTCAAGGGGTGCTGCTGCCGAACTTCATACCCCTTTTTCCGCAGGCGATGCGCTAGCGCGTTCTCATAGACCTTTTCCAGATGCCCATTACCGTG from Candidatus Hydrogenedentota bacterium includes the following:
- a CDS encoding GxxExxY protein; translated protein: MQDIKALCDVVRETSFAIHVYHGNGHLEKVYENALAHRLRKKGYEVRQQHPLTVYDEDGTVIGEYFADLLVNECLIVELKACRALANEHTAQVLGYMKSARIRDGLLINFGSYQFEMKKYILD
- a CDS encoding DUF1501 domain-containing protein is translated as MHAHNERDALLHVTRRHFFQQCGYGLGALALGTLLGRDASAASITAENPLAPKLGHFPARAKNVIFLFMAGGPSQLELYDYKPKLQELNGQPVPKSFMEGKRFAFMDTFLQEPPKLLGTQRKFERHGQSGAWVSECLPHIAGIVDDISFVHTLATDQPNHAPAKIFMNTGSRQFGSPAMGAWVTYGIGSESNNLPGFVVLQSGPRGLRGGAACWSNGFLPSAHQGVPLRNSGDPILNLATPQGYTDERQRNVIDAVNAINRDHLDTIGDPEIAARIASYEMAYRMQSSAPELMDLSKESPETLAMYGVEPGKPSFAYNCILARRLVERGVRFVQAYHTSWDHHGGNTENLTNSLDDVCKDVDQASAALIKDLKQRGLLDETLVIWGGEFGRTPMGEIRDTVGRNHHIECSSIWMAGGGIKAGYTHGKTDELGFSPIEGRVHVNDFHATMLHLLGIDHTRLTYRFKGRDFRLTDVAGNVVHKLLA